The following proteins come from a genomic window of Anaerobutyricum hallii:
- the srtB gene encoding class B sortase has product MAKKKKRKGSGFFSNLLLILCILIFCVAAWKLWGYYRHYHGGKKEYEQLRQYVKENADPDEQKTKKGKDNCPVTVDFEALAKVNPDVKAWIYIKGTGINYPIVQAADNTTYLHQTFEGKDSFIGAIFLDAGCEPDFSSENSIVYGHNLKNGQMFGMLKKHYDTEYNPDADYKKHQKIWIITPEEEIEYKVFAAREIDVNEDSDVYTIAFASEEDYASYLKNSIEKALYSLKTKPDSEEDILTLSTCTSSSKAGRFIVQATQIQRTAK; this is encoded by the coding sequence ATGGCTAAAAAGAAAAAAAGAAAAGGGAGCGGATTTTTTTCAAATCTGCTTCTTATATTGTGCATTCTCATTTTTTGTGTTGCAGCATGGAAGCTGTGGGGGTATTATAGACATTACCATGGTGGGAAAAAGGAATATGAGCAGTTAAGACAATATGTGAAAGAAAATGCTGATCCTGACGAACAGAAAACGAAGAAGGGGAAGGATAACTGTCCGGTTACAGTAGATTTTGAGGCACTTGCTAAGGTGAATCCGGATGTAAAGGCCTGGATCTATATTAAGGGTACGGGCATTAATTATCCGATTGTTCAAGCGGCAGATAATACGACATACCTTCATCAGACATTTGAAGGAAAGGATAGTTTTATTGGTGCGATCTTTTTAGATGCAGGATGTGAACCGGATTTTTCTTCGGAAAACAGTATCGTCTATGGACATAATTTGAAAAATGGCCAGATGTTTGGTATGCTAAAGAAGCATTATGATACAGAGTATAATCCGGATGCCGATTATAAAAAGCATCAGAAAATCTGGATTATCACACCGGAGGAAGAGATAGAATATAAGGTGTTTGCAGCAAGAGAGATTGATGTTAATGAGGATTCTGATGTATATACGATTGCATTTGCTTCTGAGGAAGACTATGCATCTTATTTGAAGAATTCTATTGAAAAGGCACTTTATAGTCTGAAAACAAAACCAGACAGTGAAGAAGATATTCTGACATTATCAACATGTACTTCTTCTTCGAAAGCCGGCCGTTTTATTGTGCAGGCAACACAGATACAAAGGACAGCAAAGTAG
- a CDS encoding sulfatase-like hydrolase/transferase, with protein MREKNIWERIRNSSNCRVLILNLILTLCLNLLLEFTERRSVGEVITFVQERTFVFLYNGFIIFLCFSIVFLVRKRIFAYVFISGCWVLVAIANGVVLSDRKTPFTAVDLTLVKSVLPILGSYLEVWQILGIVILLVVGTGGLVCLYLYSPEDKRSRHLVTEVLCTAVTVVCFCAVTYVGVGKGMLIKKFDNLIAGYKDYGVAYGFCVTAIDTGIDRPINYSRETVDRIKKKVKKAEKKKAGVVRQPNIIFIQLESFFDATTVKNLNISEDPIPTFHKIQKEYTSGYLKVPVYGAGTINTEFEVITGMNIDYFGTGEYPYRSILHKTTCDSVAYWLKEKKYASSVIHNNNASFYDRDAVFSNLGFDNFISIENMDIESRNEAGWAKDSVLTRYIMDTLQQTEKKDIIYTISVQGHGDYPTDDQSNSPITVSGEGLSQSYLNQFTYYVNQTREMDDFIKELTEKLSDYPEDVMVIAYGDHLPGMNLENKDLKNNSKYETPYFIWDNFGYNKANKKKESCKVEAWQLASKVLGEVGIYNGFLNKYHQTMQSSEKYRKNLKLLQYDMLYGSDFVREGKKPLEPTKINYSLDPVEITEIKECEDSYLLVGNNFTDASRVFVNGVKVASEKQSSSVLKISKKAVKEGDKITVHQVSVTNENITLNQSEEYEFRKDKVRLLYKNLYDE; from the coding sequence ATGAGAGAGAAAAATATATGGGAGAGAATCAGGAATTCTTCGAATTGCAGAGTTCTTATTCTTAATCTGATTCTGACTCTTTGCCTGAATCTTCTTCTGGAATTTACGGAGAGGAGATCTGTAGGTGAGGTGATTACATTTGTTCAGGAAAGAACATTTGTATTTCTCTATAATGGATTTATTATATTTTTATGTTTTTCCATTGTATTTTTAGTAAGGAAAAGGATTTTTGCCTATGTATTTATCAGTGGCTGCTGGGTTTTAGTAGCGATTGCGAACGGAGTAGTTTTAAGTGACAGAAAGACACCGTTTACGGCAGTAGATCTTACATTAGTAAAGTCAGTTCTGCCGATTCTTGGCAGTTATCTTGAAGTGTGGCAGATTCTTGGAATTGTCATCTTATTAGTGGTCGGGACAGGTGGTCTTGTATGTCTTTACCTTTATTCTCCAGAAGATAAGCGATCGAGGCATTTGGTAACAGAAGTTTTATGTACAGCAGTTACTGTAGTATGTTTTTGTGCGGTAACTTATGTCGGAGTCGGTAAAGGAATGCTGATTAAGAAGTTTGATAATCTGATCGCCGGTTATAAAGATTATGGAGTTGCCTATGGTTTTTGTGTCACAGCAATAGATACCGGGATTGACCGTCCGATTAATTATTCAAGAGAAACGGTAGACCGCATAAAGAAAAAAGTAAAAAAAGCAGAAAAGAAAAAGGCAGGAGTTGTACGTCAGCCTAATATTATTTTTATTCAGTTAGAGTCTTTTTTTGACGCAACAACAGTAAAGAATTTAAATATTTCAGAAGATCCGATTCCTACATTTCATAAGATTCAGAAAGAATATACATCAGGATATTTAAAAGTTCCGGTTTATGGAGCAGGAACAATCAATACAGAATTTGAAGTCATTACAGGAATGAATATTGATTATTTCGGTACAGGAGAATACCCATATCGAAGTATTCTTCACAAAACAACCTGTGACAGTGTGGCCTATTGGTTAAAAGAGAAGAAGTATGCATCAAGTGTGATTCATAACAATAATGCATCTTTTTATGATAGGGATGCCGTTTTTTCCAATCTTGGATTTGATAATTTTATCAGTATTGAAAATATGGATATCGAAAGCAGAAACGAAGCCGGATGGGCGAAAGATTCTGTTTTGACCAGATATATCATGGATACTTTACAGCAGACAGAGAAGAAAGATATTATTTATACGATATCTGTGCAGGGGCATGGAGATTATCCTACAGATGATCAGAGTAATTCTCCAATTACCGTTTCTGGTGAAGGTTTGAGTCAGAGTTATCTTAATCAGTTTACATACTATGTGAATCAAACAAGAGAAATGGATGATTTTATTAAAGAACTGACAGAAAAACTTTCCGATTATCCAGAAGACGTGATGGTGATCGCCTATGGTGATCATTTGCCGGGAATGAATCTTGAAAATAAAGATCTCAAGAATAATTCAAAGTACGAGACACCGTATTTTATCTGGGATAATTTTGGATATAACAAGGCAAATAAAAAGAAAGAATCCTGTAAAGTAGAAGCCTGGCAGCTGGCATCGAAAGTACTTGGCGAGGTAGGAATCTATAATGGATTTTTAAATAAATATCATCAGACGATGCAGTCTAGTGAAAAATACCGTAAAAATCTAAAACTTTTACAGTACGATATGCTTTATGGAAGTGATTTTGTACGAGAAGGCAAAAAGCCTTTGGAACCGACAAAGATAAATTACAGCTTAGATCCTGTAGAAATTACAGAAATAAAAGAATGTGAAGATAGCTATTTATTAGTTGGAAATAATTTTACAGATGCAAGCCGGGTTTTTGTAAACGGAGTGAAAGTGGCTTCAGAAAAACAAAGCAGCAGTGTGTTAAAAATCTCTAAAAAGGCTGTAAAGGAAGGTGACAAGATTACGGTTCATCAGGTAAGTGTGACAAATGAAAATATTACACTGAACCAGTCTGAAGAATATGAATTTCGTAAAGATAAAGTAAGATTGTTATACAAAAATTTGTATGATGAATAA
- the cobU gene encoding bifunctional adenosylcobinamide kinase/adenosylcobinamide-phosphate guanylyltransferase: MSKVIMVTGGSRSGKSVIAEQKAKEYGKRSVLYLATAIPVDDDMKERIRIHQERRDSEWGTYEGYRDLGEVVKSTEKNTILLDCVTVMITNILCEDEERDFDKISASEVEKLENEVIKELSNLVKAIRDEDKTLIIVSNEVGMSVVPSYRLGRIFSDISGKANQVLASLSDEVYVAISGLPLRLK; the protein is encoded by the coding sequence ATGTCAAAGGTTATTATGGTTACCGGCGGTAGCCGAAGTGGAAAGAGCGTAATCGCAGAGCAGAAGGCAAAGGAATATGGAAAGCGCAGTGTTCTTTATCTTGCGACAGCGATTCCGGTCGATGATGATATGAAAGAACGTATCCGTATCCATCAGGAAAGACGAGATTCCGAATGGGGAACTTATGAAGGATACCGAGATCTTGGAGAAGTTGTAAAGAGTACAGAAAAGAATACGATCCTTCTTGATTGTGTTACCGTTATGATTACAAATATTTTATGTGAAGATGAGGAGAGAGATTTTGATAAGATTTCTGCTTCCGAAGTAGAAAAGCTTGAGAACGAAGTTATAAAGGAACTGAGTAATCTTGTAAAGGCAATTCGTGATGAAGATAAGACACTTATCATTGTATCTAATGAGGTTGGAATGAGTGTGGTTCCGTCATATCGACTTGGAAGAATTTTTAGCGATATTTCAGGAAAGGCAAATCAGGTTCTTGCTTCTTTAAGTGATGAAGTTTATGTAGCGATCAGTGGTCTGCCACTTCGTCTTAAATAG